Genomic DNA from Acidobacteriota bacterium:
GCTCCACCTTTACGCTTCGGGGACTTCCCGTTCGCTGGGGTCTCAACGTACCGGACAATCTCTTCGCCTTCATGAAATCGAAGGACCCCGACGGCGTCGATCGTTACACCTTCTACGGAAAGGGATGGGGACACGGCACCGGCATGTGTCAGGTCGGCGCGTACGGAATGGCGCTGCGAGGCCATACCGCGGAGCAAATCGTCGAGCACTACTACACCGGCGCGCAGGTTGCGGCGGTCGGAGTCAGCAGTCAGTAGGCAGGATTTCAGGAATCAGGATTCAGGCGAACAAAAAAAACCGTGCTCTTGGCAACTCGGTGGCCGGTGGCCGGTTGCCGGTTGCCGGTTGCCGGTTGCCGGTTGCCGGTTGCCGGTTGCCGGCGAGGGATGGGTCTCGCATCCTCCAGGAAGTGTCGACCCCGCATCGCGGGCGAAGAACCAACGCCAAGCGCTATTCGTTGCAGGCTCGAGAAAACAAACATAGTCGATGAAGCCGCCGAAGGCGGCGACAGTTCTTAGCCCCCGGCTTCAGCCGGGGGGCAGAATCTTTCCCAAATTGAGTATCGAGCCCGCTTCAGCGGGCGACAGCGTGGTAACAATCAACCTATACAGATCTGGTCACAATCTACCTGGGTCGTACCCAGGCAACTGGCAACCGGCAACTGGCAACCGGAAACCGGAAACTGGCAACTGGCAACCGGCTACCGGCTACCGGCTACCCGGCTACCCGGCTACCGGTTCTACTCGACGAGGTGCCAGCTCGTCTGGCGGCCTGCCAGATACCAGACGCGCTCTCCATCGAAGAGCGCCGTCTGCTCGAGCTTGATCTGCACGAGCTGGCCGTCCCATTCGGGAACGGGAACTTTGACGTTCCCCTCGATCGCGTGAGCAGTATTCGCGTACAGCGGCCAGTCTCCTCGTACGGGCGTTTCTCCCTGGTTGTCCCACATCCCGATGGTTGGTCCCGGGCCATGACCAAAGAACCCGATCGGATGGGTATAGACGCTTCCGCGGATTCCCTCCTCGTCCATCCGGGCGAGCGTCCTCGCGAGAATGTCGTTTCCTGGCCGGCCCGCGACGAACTCTTCGGTCAGCAGGTCCTGCCACCGGTTGCCCGTCTCGAGCGCTTTCTTCAGCCCCGCCGGAACGTCATCCTCCCCGAGCCGGAGCACGTAGCCCATCTCCTGGGTATCGGTGGCGAGCCGGAGATACGAGATTCCGACGTCGGTGTGCAGCACGTCACCTCGCTCGATCACGCCACCCCGTCCGAAAAACGGGGCGTCCGGTTCGTCCGATACTCCTCGGCGCTGAATGTTGACGTAAGGCATGAACCAGACGGGAAGCCCGAGGTCGGTGTATCGCTGCCGGATGTACCAGGCAACGTCGTCCGTCGTCGTGATGCCCGGAGTGATCACCTTCGACGAGAAAGCCTCCGAGATGACCGACCGCGCCAGGGCAACGACGGTCGGATAGATCTCGATCTCACGATCGACTCGGGTCTCGAGCCAGCGTACGGCGAGCCGTTCCGCGCTGACGAGACGCCGGCTCCACTCCGGTCCCAGCTCCCTCAGCAACCGGTCGCGGTGCGAAGCCGAGAGCCCGTCGCCGAAAGCCCATTCAGGGCTTACGTTGATTCCGATCGTCTTCGGGCTCCGTTCACGAATGATCTCCGCGAGTCTGCGCCACTGCTCATCATCGGAGCCACCTTCCCATGCAGGCGCATAAACTCCCTGAAGCGGGTATCGGCTCACGGTGAGACGGTCGAGCTCCTCACGCGGCGAGCGGTCGTGAATCACGAGCATCGTCGTGCGACGCGCCGCGAATACGGGCTCGGGCACGAGCGTCAGATAGACCGGGTCCTCGTTGTACTCCCGATTGATGACGAGCCACATCTCGATCCCTTCTTCTCTCATCAGCCTGGGAAGAAGATTCTCGAGACGATCCTGGAGAATGAGGTTTATCGCGGCGGCGCGGGCGCGCTCCGGAAGGACACCGGGCGTGCTGGTGATGCTGCGCCCCTGTTCCGCGGACGGCTGCGCAGCCGCCGGAAGGCCGGCCGCGAGCGTCAGAAGACACGTTGCGAACGCCTTGGCCGGCAGGTCGAGTCGAGACGCAACCCTGCCCAAGTCAGACTCCAGCCGTCGCCTCGACACCAGCGTCGGAGGCGATCGCTTCGGCTTTGTCGGTACGCTCCCACGTGAACTCCGGCTCGTTGCGGCCGAAGTGCCCATAGGCTGCGGTCTTCCGGAACACCGGTTTGCGAAGGTCGAGAGATTCGATGATCCCCTTCGGAGTGAGCTGGAAATGTGCGCGAATCAGATCTTCCATCTTCACCTCGTCGACCCTGCCGGTACCGAAGGTGTTCACATTGACCGAAACCGGTTCGGCAACACCGATCGCGTAGGCCAGCTGAACTTCGATCTCGTCCGCGAGCCCGGCGGCGACGAGATTCTTGGCGACGTGCCGAGCCATGTAGCAGGCGGATCGATCGACTTTCGTCGCGTCCTTGCCGGAGAACGCTCCTCCTCCGTGGCGGCCCATTCCACCGTACGTGTCGACGATGATCTTCCTGCCGGTGAGGCCTGCGTCGCCCATCGGTCCGCCCACGACGAAGCGGCCGGTCGGATTGATGTGAAAGACCGTATCGTCGAGCAGCTCCGCCGGAATCACGGCGCGGACGACATGTTCGATGAGCGCGTCGCGGAGATCCGCCTGCGAAACTCGCGCGTCGTGCTGGGTGGAAACGACCACCGCGGATACGCGAACCGGCCGGCGACCCTCGTACTCCACCGTAACCTGCGACTTCCCGTCCGGCCTTACGAAATCGAGCTTTCCGGACTTTCGGACTTCCGCGAGCTTTTGTACGAGTTTGTGAGCGTAGGTGATCGGAGCGGGCATCAGTTCATCGGTCTCACGACTCGCGTAGCCGAACATCAGGCCCTGATCTCCTGCACCACCCGTATCGACGCCCATCGCGATGTCGGGACTCTGCTCGTCGATGGTCGAAATGACCGCACAGGTCTCGCTGTCGAAGCCGTAACTGGCGTTGTTGTAGCCGATGTCGCGGATCGTCGCGCGAACGATCGATGGGAAATCCGCGTACGCCTTGGTGGTGATTTCACCCGCGATCATCGCGAGACCCGTGGTCACGAGCGTCTCGCACGCAACACGGCTCATCGGATCTTCCGCCAGGACCGAGTCGAGGATGGCGTCCGAGATCTGGTCCGCAACCTTGTCCGGATGGCCCTCGGTGACCGATTCGGAGGTGAAGAGATATTTTCGTTCGGAAGTCATTGCGTGAAAGGCTCCTTTGCCGGCAGGATCGCGGGCGTTTTCCGGAAGTGTATCCCGCGGATAATCAGCTGGCGACAACCGGGGGATCGGACAGTCGATTCCGCACCCGTCAGGAGCCAGGAATCAGGGACCGGGAGCCAGCGGGAGACCTCTTCCCTTTCTTTTCACTGTTAAGCCTGCGTCACTCTTAACTCTTCACTCTTCTCTTCACTCTTCTCTTCACCCCTGTCTGTTCAGAGCGCTTCTCGCGGTCAGAGCCCGCTCCAGAGCTTCGAAGACGTCACTTCCGGTGGCCGTGAGATGACCCATCTTTCTCCCGGGCCTTGCGACTCTTTTTCCGTAAAGGTGAAGCGCGACGCCGGGAATGGAAAGTCCCCGCTCCCAGTCCGGCCGCCCACCCTGCCACAGATCCCCGAGAAGATTTGCCATCGCGACGGGGGCGAGCCGGTCCGCCGATCCGAGAGGAAGATCGCAGACGGCCCGAACCTGCTGCTCGAACTGGCTGCAACGCGCCGCATCGATGGTCCAGTGCCCGGAATTGTGAGGACGGGGAGCGAGCTCATTGACGATCACCTCGCCGTTCGATTCGACGAACATCTCAACACAGAGCACGCCCTCGAGCTCGAGCTCCCGTGCAACGATCCGGGCGATTTCCTCGGCGCGCCGCTCGACCAGTCCGGGCAGACGGGCCGGACAACTCGAGACATCGAGAATCCCCTCCACGTGAACATTGCGAGTCACCGGATACGTGACGACTTCTCCGGATGGATTCCTGGCGACGAGAACCGACAATTCGGCCTCGAACTCGACCACTGCCTCCGCGATGATCTCCTGATCGGAGAAGAGAGCGTTGAGGGCGACGTCGTCGACCGGCTCACTGCCGACCCGGAGCTGACCTTTCCCGTCATAGCCGGAGGTCGTTGTTTTGAGGATGATCGAGCCACCGAGGCGGCCTCGAGCTTCTTCGACACTGTCCAGGGTGACCGGCTCGAATCTGGCGACCGGAACGCCGATCTTCCGCATCAGCCGTTTCTCACGAAGCCTGTTCCGGGTGTCGTGCAGGATCTTCGCGGACGGTCGCACCGGAACGATCTCCTCGATTGCGGCGAGCGATTCGGACGGCACATTCTCGAACTCGAAGGTCACGACGTCGACCGAGCGGGCAAGCTCCCGGACCCGCTCGAGGTCGTCGTAAGAGGCGACAATCTCCTTTTCAGAGACGGCGCCCGCCGGCGAGTCCTCCTCCGGGGAGTAGACGTGCACGCGGTAGCCCATCGCCGCCGCACTCAGCGCGAGCATTCGCCCGAGCTGCCCGCTCCCGAGGACTCCGATGACGGATCCGGGAAGAAGGGTCGATTTCAACCGAGGACGTCCCGGGCGACGGCGTCACGTCGCGAATTCCGATACGCCTCGAGCTTCGCCACGAGCTCGGGCCGGCTCGTTGCGAGAATCGACACGGCGAGAAGCCCGGCGTTGGTCGCACCCGATTTTCCGATCGCAACCGTCGCCACCGGAACGCCGGCCGGCATCTGGACGATCGAGAGAAGCGAATCGAGGCCGTTGAGAGCGTGGCTCTGAACCGGAACACCGATCACAGGGAGAGTGGTCCAGCTGGCGACCATCCCCGGGAGATGCGCTGCCCCTCCGGCACCCGCGATGATCACCTCGATTCCACGATCTCTCGCGCCCGACGCGAACTCGCGCATCAGTTCCGGGGTGCGGTGGGCGGAAACGATCTTCTTCTCGTGCGGAACGCCGATCTCGTCGAGCACGGCGGTTGACGCCTGCATCGTCTCCCAGTCGGAGCGGCTTCCCATGATCACGGCGACCAGTGGAGCGGTGCTCATGAACGGTCGCCGCCCGCGAGATCGCCGATCAGCCCGAGAATCGATCCCTCACCACGATCCTTCCCTCCTCCGCGGGTCTTCGAACGCGGTGCTGCCGCGAACACCCGGCTCGCGAAACGGCTGAACGGGAGTGACTGCATCCATATCTTCCCCGGACCGCGAAGTGTCGCGTGAAAAAGACCCTCCCCGCCGAACAGCGCGGTCTTGATGCCGCTCACGAACTGGATGTCGTAGTCGACCCGAGGCTCGAAGGCGACCAGACAGCCGGTATCGAGTCGAAGCACCTCACCCGGTCCGAGATGGCGCTCGACGATCATCCCGCCGGCGTGCACGAAGGCGAGACCATCGCCCTCCAGCTTCTGCAGAATGAAGCCCTCACCGCCGAAAAAGCCGGCGCCGAGCCTCTTCTGGAACGCGATTCCGACCGAAATCCCCTTCGCCGCAACGAGGAACGAATCCTTCTGACAGATCATCGAACCTCCGAGCTGCGCGAGGTCGAGAGGAATGATCCGGCCGGGATAGGGCGACGCGAATGCCACCTTCTGCCTCCCCCCGGAGTGGTTCGAAAAGACCGTCATGAAGAGAGACTCCCCAGTCAGAACCCGCTTGCCCGCCTGGGCCAGCATTCCGAGCATGCTCGCCGACTGCGGTGAGCCGTCGCCGAAAATCGTCTCCATGTGCATGCCGGGGTCCATGTACATGAACGAGCCTGCCTCGGCGACGCAGGCCTCGTTCGGGTCGAGCGTGAGCTCGACGAACTGCATCTCTTCCCCGAAGATCTCATAGTCGATCTCGTCCGCGATGCTCGCTCGCGTCGGCATCGGCGGTGGAGATTCCTTCATCCTCTTCGACCGGATCGCGGCGGCGAACTCGTGCCGCCCCCCGATCGGCTCCCATCCCGCCATCCCAGGGAGATAGACATGAGCGGTCCGGTCGAGCTCGCCCGACCGGATCTTCTGGAGGATCTCCTCCGCGGACCATGGCCCCATCTGTTTACCGCTGACCGCGACGTACCACTGTTCCATTCGAGCCTCTCCTCTCAGGGCGCGAGACCCATCTGTTCCCTCACGCGCATTTTCGCGTCGATCATCTCTGCATGCTCCAGCCCGAGGAGATCCGAAAGCTTGCGGACGATGTATCCCTCGTACTGATGAAACTTCCCATCGGCGTACACGATGCGCCACATCGCCTCTACGATCTGCATCCGCTCGTCCCGTTCCGTGGCGCGTCTCACCTGATTCGTCAGATGAAAGTGGTCGATCGTGTCGCTCCTCAGATCGTCGGCCGCAGCCAGCAGCTCGGCAGATGAAGCGTCATCGAGCGAGAACGCATTCCGAAGGTGACCGACGACTTCCTGCCGTTCCGCTTCACCCATCTCGGAGCCGGCATTCGCCACTTCGAGCAGAACCGCAGCAGTCGCGAGCCGGATCGCTTCGTCGCGCCCCTCCTCCGTTTCTTCGTCACGCTGACGGTTGAAGAGCTCCAGAATCCGGGAGATTGGCATCGCCAGGCGAACGATATCAGACGATTAGGGATTAGGGATTAGGGATCAGGGATCAGGGATCAGGGATCAGGGATCAGGGATCAGGGATCAGGGATCAGGGATCAGGGATCAGGGCGATCGCCTGAACCCGACGTAGGGGCATGTAGACAACGACGTGGGCAGTCCGGAATCCCTTCCCGCGATTCACGAGCCCCCGCCCAGATCCTTCGCCCGTGCTTCGCCGGTCTCCCATGAAACGACCACGAAATTGTTGGACTTCGACCCTCTTGCAGTGCTTCGCTTGGGCTGATGTCCCAACCTGCGAGGTCCTTCGCCTGCCCGCCCGACCGCCCGCTCAGGATGACGTTGGTTTGAGTACGCGAGTTCGGTTGTTTCCGCACTCACGGGTGTCATTTCCGATCACCGTCGCAAGGCGCCGATCACTTGCTCAGGATGACGAGTGTTCGATATCGCGAAATCTCTCTACCCTGATCCCTGATCCCTGATCCCTGCTTTTCTCCCTGATCCCTAATCCCTAATCCCTAATCCCTGCATCCCAGTTCAGCAGCGCGTTGTAGACGAACCGGAAATCGGAGTGATTGAGATAGCGATGCAGCGGGTTGAAGTTGAAGAGCACCACTCTCCCCTTTCCGACGGGCATGTCGATGATCGCGGGCTTGCCGTCGAGCGCATCCCCCTCGAGGCCTCCCGACAGCACGAGCGGCTTCTTCTCTTCCTCGTCTTCTTCCTCCTCCGTTTCCGCCTCCTCCGCCTCGGAGTCCTCCTCGGCCGGTTCCATTCCGAAGTCGGACTCTTCGGTGGTTCCGAGGGAGGCCGAAATCTCGAAATAGTCGGTCGCCGGCTCGACCTCCTTCGTGCCGAACTGCATGACCACCAGATCCCGGTCCCTGTCGGCCACGTCGAATACGGGTCCGTTCCCACGGAAGACGGACGGAAACTCCTCGTAGCCATAGACGATCGGGCTGGGGGCAAGCACCTTCGCCTGGATCTCCGACCCGGGCGTCCTTCCGATATCACCGGTACGTTCGGCCCGCCTGGCGATCCCGCTGTCGACGACCAGCGTTCCACCGTTGGAGAGCGCGACGACGACTCCTCCTCCGTCGACGAACGACTGGAGGTTCGCGAGGCCGCTGAATGCCATCCCACGCGAAATGTCCTGCGATGGGTCCGGAATCCCGTGAGAGGGATACTCGGGGGTTCTCGTGTACGCGAGCGGAGCGAGCTTCGTGTCGATTCCGTGGATCATCCGCGACAGATCCCCGCCGAGGTCCGGCACCAGAATCACGTCGAACCGTCGCCCGAGATTTCCGGCGCGAACGTGATCGGGATTGATCAGCGTGTACGGGATCCGCTCTCGATCGAAGAGATACCGCACCCAGCCCGTGTCCTGAGTCGACCAGTTGTGGAGCACCGCGATGCGAGGAAGCGAGATTCGATGCGACGCGACATCCGGCTTCGAGTCGACACCGACGAAGGTGAGTCCGAGCTTTTCGGCAGCCGCCGAAGCTTTCGCGGCGCTCGTCCAGATCATCAGACTCCCCGCGGGGTAGTCCGTTTCGTCGAGATCGAATCCCTCCTCCGCCACTTCGATTCGCTCGTCTTTCAGTTCGAGCGCGAGATTCATGATCGCGTTCTGTCCGCTGTCCCTCACGAGGTAAATGCGACCACTTCCGATCACTTCGCCCCGCGGCACGACGTCCTGCTCGACCGGGGACATCGCCGCCGAAAGAATCGAGTCGTCGTCGATCCGGGTGGCATCGACACCGTAGAGCAGCGGCCAGGTCCATGCGATGTCGTCGTAAGGAGGGTTCGGCTCGTCAGCCGGGAACTCCTGCTTCTGAAGAAAATTCACTGCTGCGTTGCGATGGGGCTGATCGAGCCGGACGACCCAGTCACCCGCTTCGAACGTCTCGTCTCCCGATTCGGTCTCGGCGTCGAGCGTGTGAACTTCGATCCGATGGACGCGAAGCTGGTTGATCAGATACGCGGCCCGGCCGGAATCTCTCTGCTCGCGAGGGATGATCCAGGCATGAGGCGCCTCGCTTTTTCCTCGAGAGATCGCCCGATCCGCCTTGACCCAGTAGTTCCTGAGGAGCTCGTCGCTCCGGGTCGCCGCCTGATCGAGCGCGGCCAGAACTCCCGCCTGCATGTAATTCGTATTGTTTCTCAGCGACCACCGAACCTTCTCGTCGGGTGGCCAGGGACGGTACCACTGTCGCTCAGTCACACTCTTGCCAACGAACTTCACGTCCTCGAGCTCTCTTTCGAACGTCCCGGCGAGCGAATTGCCGAACGTCTCGTAGAAGCGGCCGATCGCATTGTGATTGTTCGCGACCGAGAAGAGATATCCCGGCCACCATCCGTCCCAGAATCCCCAGACCCAGACGCCGGGCAGCCCCATCGCCTGCAGCTCCGAGGTTTCGTTGTATGCGAACTGAGTCCACTCGTTGACCGTGAGCGGATCGATCGCCTCACTGTACGGCCCGTGACCGGTCGAGATGTAGAGCAGCGGCAGCGATTCGTGAAGATCGTGGAACACCTGCGGGTGATGGCGCCACCACGCAGCGTTGATCGCGCGCGTCAGGGCGAGCGTGAGCTGCATCCCGTCGCGGTTGTTGTCGTGAAACACGTAGTGACCCCAGTAGGGAGGCGAACCGACTCGGCGCAGATCATCGAAAGGAAGATTCTTCCCTCGCAGGTGTCGGTAGTACCAGTCGACGATTCGGTCCCGCCCGTCCGGTTCGGCCACCGGCGTGATCATGACGACGACGTTGTCCCGGATGTTGCGGATGTTTTCCTTTTCGCTGACGGCAAGGCGGTAGGCGAGCTCCATCAGCATCTCTGGGCTGCCAGTCTCGGTCGAATGGAGACCGCCGGTCAGGTAGTAGAACGGTTTGCCCTCCCGAATCAGCGCCTCGGCTTCCGCACGCGAAGTCGTGCGCGGATCGGCCAGAGCAGCCGTGATCCCGCTCAGCCGGTCGAGCCGAGCCAGGTTTTCCTCCGAGGAGATGATGGCGAGGATCAGGTCACGACCCTCCTCGGTGCGTCCGATCGTCTCGACTCGAACGCGGGGGCTCTCCGATCCGAGCCGGTTGAAATAACCGTGAATCTCCGCCACGCGGGTCAGCTCGTTCGGCGTTCCCGAGAGCCGGCCCAGAGCGTCCATTGGAGACGCCACGGTGGCCGATTCCGGAACGTAGGCAACGGTCTCCGGGAGGTACTTCGGATCTGTCGTGTAACGGGCGATCGCCTCGATACTCCCCGGCTCCGCGGTGTCGGGGGCCGGATCGACACCCAGAAGAGGGGTGGACAGCAGCATCGCGGCCAGAGCGAGCGCGGCAGATCTCGTGGTTGTCATCGGTTCGAATCCTCCGGCCGGGAAGTATATCGAGAGACAGTTGCCGGTGGCCGGTGGCCAGTTGCCAGATTGATCTCGCCACATCCAAACACTCGTCATCCTGAGCAAGTCACGGGCGCCGTGCGCCGGTGAAACGGAAATGACACCCGTGAGTGCAGAAACAACCGCACTCGCATACTCAAACCGACGTCATCCTGAGCGGACGGTCGGGCGGGCAGGCGAAGGACCTCGCAGGTTGGGACATCAGACCAAGCGAAGCGGCAAAGGGTCGAAGTCCAACAAATTTCATGTTGGTTTCATTAGGAGCCGCCGAAGGACGGCGAAGGATCTTCGCGGAGGATCCGAGCCTTCGGCATTCTGTCGCCCGCTAAAGCGGGCTCCACACGATTTTGGGGAGAGCTTCTATCCCCCGGCTTGAAGCCGGGGGCTAAGACCTTTCGCCCGCTTGCGCGGGCTGACCGATGATGATGTTCTCATCGACATCAACACTCCAGGACGGTCAGCGTTCTTTCGCCCGCTGAAGCGGGCTGATCGGAAATGCACGTTTTCGAGCCCGCGGAGCGAGCGACAGAACGACACGCGAGGGGCAGATCGTCTCCAACTCGCTGAATAGACGAAGCCGGCCAAGCCGCCGAAAGGCGGCGGCAGATCTTAGCCCCCGGCTTCAGCCGGGGGATAGAGGCGACCCCTCTGAACTTCGAGCCCGCTTCAGCGGGCGACAGAGCGATCACGATTCCAACCATCATGTGAAACCGACAACCGGCAACTGGCAACCGTCCTCCCTCCTCTTTTCAATAAAGGAATGAATTCTCAGCTCGAGGAATCTAAACTACTCGCCGATGCAGTCGACCCTGCACGACCTGAAGGCTCTCGCGCTTTCCTACCATCCGCTCATCGTCTTCGAGACGGTCGAGGAACGCCGTGTGAGCTCGCTCGTCCGAGCGCTCGCGCACGAGCTGAACCTGCCGCAGCTCGACTGGTCCGTCACCCAGGGAGTCTGCCGGCCCGGTACCGATCCGATCGACGGGACGGATGATCCGGAAAAACTGATGGACTACCTTCTCTCGATGCAGCTCGAGGTGATCGCCCACCTCAAGGACTTCGCGGTTCATCTCGAGAAGCCTCGTGTGGCGAGGGGATTCCGGGAGGTCGTCAGCCACTACGCGAGAAATCACTCGACGATCGTCCTCTCGGGCGGAAGCGTGACGCTTCCGGACGACGTCGACCATCAGGCAGTGCACGTCCACCTCCGCATGCCGAATCGTGACGAGCTGCTGCAGCTCATCAAGGTCGTCACGACGTCGATGAAGGAGAAACACAGAATCGACGTTTCACTCTCCGCCGACGATTCTTCGGCTCTGGTCGAAGCGCTCGCAGGGCTGACGATCGATCAGGCGAGACAGATTCTCGCCTGGGTGATCGTCGAGGATCTGCGGCTCGGCGGCGATGACATCGCCAGGGTTCTCGAGCGGAAGGCGAAACTGGTTCAGGAGAGCAGTGTGCTCGAGTATTACCCGGCCGGCACGAACCGCCACGAGATCGGCGGATTCGGACGTCTCAAGAAGTGGCTGGAGCGGGCGCGGCTCGGTTTCTCTCCTGCCGCGGCCAGAATGAACCTCGATCCTCCGAAAGGCATTCTGATGGTCGGCGTCCAGGGTTGCGGAAAATCGCTCGCCGCGAAAGTGATCGCCAGAGAGTGGGGAATCCCTCTGCTGCGACTCGATGCCGGACGGTTGTACGACAAGTACATCGGAGAGTCCGAACGGAACTTCCGGGAAGCGACCAGGATGGCCGAATCGATGGCGCCCGTGGTCCTCTGGATCGACGAGATCGAGAAAGCCTTCGGGTCCGGCGCGGCGAGCACCGAGGACGGCGGACTATCGGCCAGGCTCTTCGGGATGCTTCTCACATGGCTACAGGAGAAGAAGCCCGGAGTGTTCATGGTCGGAACGGCGAACAATCTGGAGCGGCTTCCTCCCGAGCTGCTTCGGAAGGGACGATTCGACGAGATCTTCTTCGTCGATCTCCCCGTCGAGGGGGAGCGTGCCGAGATCTTCAGGATTCATCTTCGAGCGCGGAATCAGGACCCGGACGGCTTCGATATCGCGCGGCTCGCGTCGGCGACCGACGGATGGAGCGGCGCGGA
This window encodes:
- a CDS encoding TerB family tellurite resistance protein, which produces MPISRILELFNRQRDEETEEGRDEAIRLATAAVLLEVANAGSEMGEAERQEVVGHLRNAFSLDDASSAELLAAADDLRSDTIDHFHLTNQVRRATERDERMQIVEAMWRIVYADGKFHQYEGYIVRKLSDLLGLEHAEMIDAKMRVREQMGLAP
- a CDS encoding 5-(carboxyamino)imidazole ribonucleotide synthase, with the protein product MKSTLLPGSVIGVLGSGQLGRMLALSAAAMGYRVHVYSPEEDSPAGAVSEKEIVASYDDLERVRELARSVDVVTFEFENVPSESLAAIEEIVPVRPSAKILHDTRNRLREKRLMRKIGVPVARFEPVTLDSVEEARGRLGGSIILKTTTSGYDGKGQLRVGSEPVDDVALNALFSDQEIIAEAVVEFEAELSVLVARNPSGEVVTYPVTRNVHVEGILDVSSCPARLPGLVERRAEEIARIVARELELEGVLCVEMFVESNGEVIVNELAPRPHNSGHWTIDAARCSQFEQQVRAVCDLPLGSADRLAPVAMANLLGDLWQGGRPDWERGLSIPGVALHLYGKRVARPGRKMGHLTATGSDVFEALERALTARSALNRQG
- the purE gene encoding 5-(carboxyamino)imidazole ribonucleotide mutase → MSTAPLVAVIMGSRSDWETMQASTAVLDEIGVPHEKKIVSAHRTPELMREFASGARDRGIEVIIAGAGGAAHLPGMVASWTTLPVIGVPVQSHALNGLDSLLSIVQMPAGVPVATVAIGKSGATNAGLLAVSILATSRPELVAKLEAYRNSRRDAVARDVLG
- the metK gene encoding methionine adenosyltransferase; protein product: MTSERKYLFTSESVTEGHPDKVADQISDAILDSVLAEDPMSRVACETLVTTGLAMIAGEITTKAYADFPSIVRATIRDIGYNNASYGFDSETCAVISTIDEQSPDIAMGVDTGGAGDQGLMFGYASRETDELMPAPITYAHKLVQKLAEVRKSGKLDFVRPDGKSQVTVEYEGRRPVRVSAVVVSTQHDARVSQADLRDALIEHVVRAVIPAELLDDTVFHINPTGRFVVGGPMGDAGLTGRKIIVDTYGGMGRHGGGAFSGKDATKVDRSACYMARHVAKNLVAAGLADEIEVQLAYAIGVAEPVSVNVNTFGTGRVDEVKMEDLIRAHFQLTPKGIIESLDLRKPVFRKTAAYGHFGRNEPEFTWERTDKAEAIASDAGVEATAGV
- a CDS encoding AAA family ATPase, translating into MQSTLHDLKALALSYHPLIVFETVEERRVSSLVRALAHELNLPQLDWSVTQGVCRPGTDPIDGTDDPEKLMDYLLSMQLEVIAHLKDFAVHLEKPRVARGFREVVSHYARNHSTIVLSGGSVTLPDDVDHQAVHVHLRMPNRDELLQLIKVVTTSMKEKHRIDVSLSADDSSALVEALAGLTIDQARQILAWVIVEDLRLGGDDIARVLERKAKLVQESSVLEYYPAGTNRHEIGGFGRLKKWLERARLGFSPAAARMNLDPPKGILMVGVQGCGKSLAAKVIAREWGIPLLRLDAGRLYDKYIGESERNFREATRMAESMAPVVLWIDEIEKAFGSGAASTEDGGLSARLFGMLLTWLQEKKPGVFMVGTANNLERLPPELLRKGRFDEIFFVDLPVEGERAEIFRIHLRARNQDPDGFDIARLASATDGWSGAEIEQAVISSLYESLHRGETLGTSIILHEIGQTTPLSHSRAEAIQRVRSEAAGRFVPVR
- a CDS encoding TIGR00266 family protein, producing the protein MEQWYVAVSGKQMGPWSAEEILQKIRSGELDRTAHVYLPGMAGWEPIGGRHEFAAAIRSKRMKESPPPMPTRASIADEIDYEIFGEEMQFVELTLDPNEACVAEAGSFMYMDPGMHMETIFGDGSPQSASMLGMLAQAGKRVLTGESLFMTVFSNHSGGRQKVAFASPYPGRIIPLDLAQLGGSMICQKDSFLVAAKGISVGIAFQKRLGAGFFGGEGFILQKLEGDGLAFVHAGGMIVERHLGPGEVLRLDTGCLVAFEPRVDYDIQFVSGIKTALFGGEGLFHATLRGPGKIWMQSLPFSRFASRVFAAAPRSKTRGGGKDRGEGSILGLIGDLAGGDRS
- a CDS encoding peptidase, with the translated sequence MTTTRSAALALAAMLLSTPLLGVDPAPDTAEPGSIEAIARYTTDPKYLPETVAYVPESATVASPMDALGRLSGTPNELTRVAEIHGYFNRLGSESPRVRVETIGRTEEGRDLILAIISSEENLARLDRLSGITAALADPRTTSRAEAEALIREGKPFYYLTGGLHSTETGSPEMLMELAYRLAVSEKENIRNIRDNVVVMITPVAEPDGRDRIVDWYYRHLRGKNLPFDDLRRVGSPPYWGHYVFHDNNRDGMQLTLALTRAINAAWWRHHPQVFHDLHESLPLLYISTGHGPYSEAIDPLTVNEWTQFAYNETSELQAMGLPGVWVWGFWDGWWPGYLFSVANNHNAIGRFYETFGNSLAGTFERELEDVKFVGKSVTERQWYRPWPPDEKVRWSLRNNTNYMQAGVLAALDQAATRSDELLRNYWVKADRAISRGKSEAPHAWIIPREQRDSGRAAYLINQLRVHRIEVHTLDAETESGDETFEAGDWVVRLDQPHRNAAVNFLQKQEFPADEPNPPYDDIAWTWPLLYGVDATRIDDDSILSAAMSPVEQDVVPRGEVIGSGRIYLVRDSGQNAIMNLALELKDERIEVAEEGFDLDETDYPAGSLMIWTSAAKASAAAEKLGLTFVGVDSKPDVASHRISLPRIAVLHNWSTQDTGWVRYLFDRERIPYTLINPDHVRAGNLGRRFDVILVPDLGGDLSRMIHGIDTKLAPLAYTRTPEYPSHGIPDPSQDISRGMAFSGLANLQSFVDGGGVVVALSNGGTLVVDSGIARRAERTGDIGRTPGSEIQAKVLAPSPIVYGYEEFPSVFRGNGPVFDVADRDRDLVVMQFGTKEVEPATDYFEISASLGTTEESDFGMEPAEEDSEAEEAETEEEEDEEEKKPLVLSGGLEGDALDGKPAIIDMPVGKGRVVLFNFNPLHRYLNHSDFRFVYNALLNWDAGIRD
- a CDS encoding M24 family metallopeptidase, yielding MGTSAATSRSSRGSVPTKPKRSPPTLVSRRRLESDLGRVASRLDLPAKAFATCLLTLAAGLPAAAQPSAEQGRSITSTPGVLPERARAAAINLILQDRLENLLPRLMREEGIEMWLVINREYNEDPVYLTLVPEPVFAARRTTMLVIHDRSPREELDRLTVSRYPLQGVYAPAWEGGSDDEQWRRLAEIIRERSPKTIGINVSPEWAFGDGLSASHRDRLLRELGPEWSRRLVSAERLAVRWLETRVDREIEIYPTVVALARSVISEAFSSKVITPGITTTDDVAWYIRQRYTDLGLPVWFMPYVNIQRRGVSDEPDAPFFGRGGVIERGDVLHTDVGISYLRLATDTQEMGYVLRLGEDDVPAGLKKALETGNRWQDLLTEEFVAGRPGNDILARTLARMDEEGIRGSVYTHPIGFFGHGPGPTIGMWDNQGETPVRGDWPLYANTAHAIEGNVKVPVPEWDGQLVQIKLEQTALFDGERVWYLAGRQTSWHLVE